From Acipenser ruthenus chromosome 2, fAciRut3.2 maternal haplotype, whole genome shotgun sequence, a single genomic window includes:
- the LOC117408420 gene encoding uncharacterized protein LOC117408420 isoform X2 has product MRTVILLIGLVGLCSCLPVSEDHHIEERSASHEGFRFRPYPPPFYPSIPSYPSIPFNPSNPSQGNDLTSLLTLLRMLSFLTPVPAPAPAPAPAPAPAPAPAPAPAPAPAPGGG; this is encoded by the exons ATGAGGACTGTGATTCTGCTGATCGGCCTGGTGGGTCTTTGTTCCTGTCTTCCG gtTTCTGAGGACCACCACATCGAAGAGCGGTCAGCAAGTCATGAA GGCTTCAGATTCAGACCATATCCACCTCCTTTCTATCCATCCATTCCATCCTACCCATCCATTCCATTCAATCCATCCAATCCATCACAAGGGAATGATCTGACTTCCTTACTTACTCTCCTTCGAATGCTTTCTTTTCTGACTCCTGTTCCCGCTccagcccctgctccagctccagctccagcaccagctcccgcccccgcccccgctccagctccagctccagctccaggagGAGGTTAA
- the LOC131700634 gene encoding uncharacterized protein LOC131700634 — MRTVILLIGLVGLCSCLPVSEDHHIEERSASHEGFRFRPYPPPFYPSIPSYPSIPFNPSNPSQGNDLTSLLTLLRMLSFLTPVPAPAPAPAPAPAPAPAPAPAPAPAPAPAPGGG; from the exons ATGAGGACTGTGATTCTGCTGATCGGCCTGGTGGGTCTTTGTTCCTGTCTTCCG gtTTCTGAGGACCACCACATCGAAGAGCGGTCAGCAAGTCATGAA GGCTTCAGATTCAGACCATATCCACCTCCTTTCTATCCATCCATTCCATCCTACCCATCCATTCCATTCAATCCATCCAATCCATCACAAGGGAATGATCTGACTTCCTTACTTACTCTCCTTCGAATGCTTTCTTTTCTAACTCCTGTTCCCGCTccagcccctgctccagctccagctccagcaccagctcccgcccccgcccccgctccagctccagctccagctccagctccaggagGAGGTTAA
- the LOC131700636 gene encoding cyclin-dependent kinase inhibitor 1C-like translates to MRTVILLIGLVGLCSCLPVSEDHHIEERSASHEGFRFRPYPPPFYPSIPSYPSIPFNPSNPSQGNDLTSLLTLLRMLPFLTPVPAPAPAPAPAPAPAPAPAPAPAPAPAPAPAPGGG, encoded by the exons ATGAGGACTGTGATTCTGCTGATCGGCCTGGTGGGTCTTTGTTCCTGTCTTCCG gtTTCTGAGGACCACCACATCGAAGAGCGGTCAGCAAGTCATGAA GGCTTCAGATTCAGACCATATCCACCTCCTTTCTATCCATCCATTCCATCCTACCCATCCATTCCATTCAATCCATCCAATCCATCACAAGGGAATGATCTGACTTCCTTACTTACTCTCCTTCGAATGCTTCCTTTTCTGACTCCTGTTCCCGCTccagcccctgctccagctccagctccagcaccagctcccgcccccgcccccgctccagctccagctccagctccagctccagctccaggagGAGGTTAA